AATGCGGAAATTGCCTGAAGCGGGCACCTCAAAACTAAACCACACATCACCCCCCTGAAACAATCCGCAGGAAGGGTTAGGGGCAACCGAAGCAGGCTCGGCCGAGCTGAACTGCGAACTGAACGATTGGAAATTGCATTCTGAATCCACCGGAAGACTGATTGCATCCGCACAGTTGTTGTTTACAGGAGGAGTAATTTCCCAGATACAAAGATTGAAATCAATTCCGGTAGCATTATTAAAGCGCCAGGAACGCAGGTAAAGCGTTTCACCTGCCCAATCGGGCTCGATGAAATTGGCATTGAGCTGGTTGGTGCTGGTGGCGCAGGCCAACTGGGTGAAACTGCCACAGGTGCCGCTGTAGAGCGCCCATTGGGAGTTGCTGCTGGCGCTGCTCATCTCGATGCGGAAGCTCCCCGAGGCGGGTACTTCAAAACTAAACCACACATCACCACCCTGGTACAATCCGCAAGAGGGGTTAGGAGCTACTGAGGTCGGTTCGCCAGTTGCACCTATACTCGTGTAACTTACGAATGTGCATTCAGTCCCTGGCACTATGGGCAAGGCATCCGCACAATTGTCGTTTGCAGGCTGTGCGTAGCCTACGTAAAACGAGACCAATAAAGCCATCGCTATCAAGTACTTTAATGTTTTCATGGGGTTGTTTTTGGTTCATATATTGATTGAGCAAAGTTTGGAAAGGCTCCTGTCAAGGCTCTCACCCATACGGGTGATTTTGTGTTAAATCCATTTCACGAAAACTCAATTAATCTGAAAAGACCCGTGCAGAAATTACACTCATCATGATGGATTGAGCAAGGTCAAAACAGCCTGGGTGCGATTTTCGACACCCAGCTTTTTGAAGATGCTTTTGAGGTGGGTTTTTACCGTATTCTCGGTGATATCGCAGGCCTGTGCAATTTGCAAATTGGTCATGCCACGGGTGAGGCAATCTGCCACATCACGCTCTTTATTGCTGAGATTATTTTCAACAGACATGGTTCAGGTTGATTGAATCACGAACGGACGATGATGGCTTCACCCAACTGAAAACCAAACTTTTTTGACACGCCAATAAAGCCACTGTGTGATGAATAGCTGCATGACACAAATGGCAGTTAAAAGCATGATTAATTCGAGGTTGAGAAGAAGCGTGCATCCAATAACAGCGAGCCCCACAGCCGTTCCGTAAAAGAGTTTCACACCAGCGTAACTGTTGTTTTCTAACCTGGTGAGCAGGGCTACAAAATCAAACTTGTTGATAATGGTGAGCAAAGCAAGCACACCCAGCAAAACCATAACGTTGAAATCAAGCTGCTGTGCCTTGGCAAACAATTCGTTTACAATCAGCAACTGAATAAAAACCAATCCGCTCAAAACAGCTGCAACCTCTACATACTTCATCCTTACAACCGCAAAAGCGGCATTTTTTCTGCGTGAATAGAGCATGGAGAAGTCGTTGTTCGCAGCGTCAGCCATGCCGTTTACCGGTGCTATGAGTACTCCCCAAAAGCCAAGTATGAGTGTAAGTGTCGCCACGTGTTGCTCGGCACAACACCAGGATAGATACACAATTAAAAAAGTGGTACCAAGGTGAAATGAGAGCGCAGAAAGTCCGGGGTAAACGGCCGTTTTGTGAATGACCTTGACCAGCCGATTATTCTTGGGTGCCGCTTCCTTAATGAAAGACAAGTAGCCTTTGTATTGACAAAACCCAACCAGAAGAATCAACCAAACTGATTCTGCAACGAGGGCGGCATAAAGGAGAGCATTGGTTGGCAGCATACTCCAATGCCAAACGTGCAAAATAAGCCACAATAACAGCGCATTGATCACAATTGCCACCAACGCAAGCCATCCCACCAAACGGGTATGCCCTTTCCCTATTAGAAAAGAATGAAAAGGCAAAGCGAAGTAATACACCGTCACGAGCACTGCAAACCATGGGGCTGCTTCATAAAACAACTGCACCGTAGCGTTCGAAAACAAGTATGAGAGAATGGCAGCGCTGCCAAAGGAAACCAGGGCCAGAAAAACACCAATACCTGCAAAATGAAGCACTGATTTCAACAATACTTGCGACGAACAGTTACCTGATTTGTTGCGAGCAAAGTGACGCGCGTAAAAACGTTGAAAGCTATCCGTAAGCGCAAAGCCATAGGCCAGACAGCACAATAACGCAGCATCAATCAAGCCCGTGGCAGCGAGGTATTGCTCGTCTTCAAAAGACATAAACAGTACACCTGTGAGAAGAAGCAGTGCTTCAGACAAGTCGCTTAAAACAAGTGAATAAGATTTTTTGAATATGGCTTTTCGGGAGAGCTGCATAAAACCGTATTGGGTACGATGCAAAGTTGGCTGCTCCACCGGTGTGGCTTCTCACCCATTCGGATGATTTTGCGCCTGACAAAGCCACAAACACTAGTTCTCAATCAGCTCCCTGATTCTGAACATGGCCTGTGTTCGGTTGTGCACATCCAGCTTATCAAACAGGTTCTGCAAGTGCGTTTTAACGGTATTCACCGAGATGAATAGCTCCTCCCCGATTTCGCGGTTGGTTTTACCGGTTTGAAGCAACTGCATCAGCTCAAACTCGCGCTCGCTCAAGGCGGTAGGCAATTTGTCGTTGATTTGATGCAACGACAATGGAGCCGACTGGGCTCCGTTCATATTGAAATGGTTATAAAGCGCTACCTCCAGAGAAGTCATCAGGTCGTACCCGTCAAAAGGTTTGAGGAGGTATCCTGCTGGAAAAGTTTTTTTGGCGCGCTCCAAGGTACTTTTGTCCGAATGACTTGTGAGATACACAAAAGGCAGCTTGTACTTTTCGCGCACAATGCCAGCGAGTTCTATACCGTCGGGGGGACTGCCCAGATTGATATCTAGCAATAAAGCGTCAGGGCGATGATTTTCCAGCAGCTTGAGAGCCGCTGCACCACTATTGGCAATGCCCACTACCGTAAAACCACTTTCCTCCAGGTATCCCTGAATATCTTCGGCGATGAGCGGCTCATCTTCCACAATCAGGATATCGTATTTTCTACTCACGCCTTGTTGTATTTGCGAATTCGGTAATCAATCTGGAGTCCTTGTTCACTTTTAATCTCAAAATCCGCCTCCAGTTTTTGCTTGAATGCATTGAGGAGCTTCATTCCAAACGAAGTTGATTTGGGTGTGATATCATCAACCCCAACACCATCATCCTTTACACGCAAGATAAGAACATCGGCGTTTTCTTTCAAGCTCACCCACAGATTACCTTCTCTCCCTTCTGGAAACGCATATTTGAGCGAGTTGGTAATCAGTTCATTCAAAATCAAACCCACAGGTATGGCTGTATCAACGTCCAGCAGTAAGGGGTCAACATCAACATGAAGCTGAACCAAATCATGGTCAACACGGTAGGTTGAAAACAGTCTGTTACTCAACTGTTCAATGTACTGGGGCATATCAATGGTGCTCAAATTTTGGTCTCCGTAAAGAAACTGATGAATGAGCGCCATAGACTGTACCCTGTTGCGGGTTTCGTTTACAGCTCGCTGGGCCTTGTCATCGGTTATTTCGCGTCCTTGAATGCTCAACAAGCTGCTTACTACCTGAAGGTTGTTTTTTACACGATGATGAATTTCGCGCAGCAGGGTTTCCCGGTCGCGAAGCAGGCTCTCTGTTTTGGCTTTCTCAAGGGATAGTTTTCGGTTGCTTCTCACTTTCGACACCGCAAAAACAATCATAATCAATACGGTAAGAACAGCGAACGCACCCCCAATAAAAAGGGCCTGTTTCTCACGTTGGTTTTTTTCCAGCTCCAGTTCCTGCATTAATATGGTATTCTCTTTTTCGCGGGTTTCAAAGCGGGTTTGCATTTCTTCTGTGAGGCGAACTTTCTTTTCTTCGGAAGATTCTCTATACAGTTCAAAATAGGCCTTTTGATGCTCATAAGCTTTCAAGTAGTCACCTAGCATGGCATAGTTGGCGGCCAATTCTTTTTCGAAGCTGATGAGTGAATTTGCACGATCCCACTTTTTCACATCCTCATAAAATGGTATCAATCGTTGAATAGCTTGATCAGGTTGGTTTTGAAAGCGGTCAATCATTGCCAGGTTCAACTGAACACCTATCAGTTCTAACGTGAGCTTATCCCCCATTCTGGCAAGGGCCATGTTCAGATAGGCTTCTGCATCTTCAAAATTCTCAAGAGCCACCAGTGTTCGTCCGAGACCGGAATATACAGAGGTAACAGACAAACTATCTTTTACCGACTCAGCCAATTGGAGAGCAAGATGGTAATGCTCCATGCTGGCATCATAGTCATCAATCATGTAGTACGCATTTCCAAGGTTGAGATGAGAAGTGGCCAGACCAGCCGTGTCCTGAAGCTGCGTTTTGATTTGAATTGAGCGTAAATACGTTTCCACGGCCTTGTCGTGTCTTCCGCGCACGCGAAAAACAATTGCAAGGTTGTTCAAGGCTTTGCTTTGCCGGTCCAGATTGCCTGCAGATTCCCAAAAGGTAATGGCTTGATCGTAACACTGAATGGCAGAAGCAAAGTTTTGATTGTAGTAGTGCACGAGGCCTTTGCTAAA
The sequence above is drawn from the Cryomorphaceae bacterium genome and encodes:
- a CDS encoding DNA-binding response regulator; translated protein: MSRKYDILIVEDEPLIAEDIQGYLEESGFTVVGIANSGAAALKLLENHRPDALLLDINLGSPPDGIELAGIVREKYKLPFVYLTSHSDKSTLERAKKTFPAGYLLKPFDGYDLMTSLEVALYNHFNMNGAQSAPLSLHQINDKLPTALSEREFELMQLLQTGKTNREIGEELFISVNTVKTHLQNLFDKLDVHNRTQAMFRIRELIEN
- a CDS encoding LuxR family transcriptional regulator, whose translation is MSVENNLSNKERDVADCLTRGMTNLQIAQACDITENTVKTHLKSIFKKLGVENRTQAVLTLLNPS